A stretch of the Nakaseomyces glabratus chromosome L, complete sequence genome encodes the following:
- the SAE2 gene encoding ssDNA endodeoxyribonuclease SAE2 (CAGL0L05918g~Ortholog(s) have double-stranded DNA binding, single-stranded DNA endodeoxyribonuclease activity), which translates to MPNDEIIKTVTAMNVTQLLDLQDFITKTLRERLINPSNDLKSTEDQPKEVLLPNEIQEEGKVDGKPKNGNLVTVLQVKREDSQDSDDFILTQFDSQDVGSAKKQSQFEKSSIKPEFSSPLKFSQVSNDSKADNPLPKEVCHANGGDHLSIEKTIPFKRRLDLENIKEYDWKWSHHNDKVQNNKQSILDFNKNPFSKRPWILEDFCPNSNAIAKKKHEIDFEKFQKKVSNFIENKTNNAKESDIECAKYEGRLRNIHFDNMRNRSPSPPGYGRLDFPSTQERADDKSKAQSIIRDKTLYRFLEATNNRVPPMKREFLFKKRELNDVVDDGNFDWTEESLEIFSR; encoded by the coding sequence ATGCCTAACGATGAAATCATAAAAACTGTAACCGCAATGAATGTGACGCAATTGCTTGACTTGCAAGATTTTATCACAAAGACGTTACGTGAAAGGCTCATCAATCCGTCGAACGATTTGAAGTCAACTGAGGATCAACCTAAAGAAGTATTACTACCAAATGaaatacaagaagaagGGAAAGTAGATGGAAAGCCGAAAAACGGAAATTTAGTTACTGTTCTACAAGtgaaaagagaagataGTCAAGATTCTGATGATTTTATCCTAACACAATTCGATAGCCAAGATGTTGGCTCTGCCAAGAAACAAAgccaatttgaaaaaagcTCTATCAAACCGGAATTTAGTTCACCGCTAAAATTTTCACAGGTTTCAAATGATAGTAAGGCAGACAACCCGCTACCTAAAGAAGTATGTCATGCCAATGGTGGGGATCACTTGAGTATTGAAAAAACTATTCCATTCAAAAGAAGACTAGACCTGGAAAACATCAAAGAATATGATTGGAAGTGGTCTCATCATAATGATAAAgtacaaaataataaacaatCTATATTAgattttaataaaaacCCTTTCTCAAAACGACCTTGGATTTTAGAAGATTTTTGTCCAAATTCAAAtgcaattgcaaaaaaaaaacatgaaattgattttgaaaagtttcaaaagaagGTTAGCAATTTCATAGAGAATAAAACTAATAACGCGAAAGAAAGCGATATAGAATGTGCTAAATATGAAGGTAGGTTGAGAAACATCCATTTTGATAACATGCGAAATAGGTCACCCTCACCTCCAGGATATGGTCGGCTAGACTTCCCAAGTACACAAGAACGCGCTGACGACAAGTCAAAAGCTCAAAGTATTATAAGAGATAAAACATTATACAGGTTCTTGGAAGCAACCAACAATAGGGTCCCACCTATGAAAAGAGAATTCTTATTCAAGAAAAGGGAATTGAATGatgttgttgatgatgGTAACTTCGATTGGACAGAAGAAAGCCTCGAAATCTTTTCAAGATAA
- the XRN1 gene encoding chromatin-binding exonuclease XRN1 (CAGL0L05874g~Ortholog(s) have 5'-3' exoribonuclease activity, chromatin binding, mRNA binding, magnesium ion binding, microtubule binding, recombinase activity), with product MGIPKFFRYISERWPMILQLIEGTQIPEFDNLYLDMNSFIHTCTHGNDDEGVTQKMSDEELYSRIFTYIDHLFLMIKPKKVFYMSIDGVAPRAKMNQQRSRRFRTAMDTEKALQKAMDEGEEIPKGDAFDSNCITPGTEFMAQLTRNLNYYIHDKVTNDANWRDIEVILSGHEVPGEGEHKIMDFIRNITAQEDYDVNTRHCIYGLDADLIMLGLSTHAPHFALLREEVTFGRRNNSRNKNLEEQNFYLLHLSLLREYLELEFKEIGDDLQFEFDFENILDDFILVMFVIGNDFLPNLPDLHLNKGAFPVLLQTFKEALLHVDGYINERGQINFKRLKVWLDYLSQFELMNFENDDIDVAWFNQQLENISLEGERKRQRMGKKLLIKQQKKLVGMVKPWLLKEINKEIPANLEDSDIPQLPLSVDTETLKENLDFLKKFALDLGLIIVHSKSKDTYSLKLDIDAINPSETDEQRQNRINETRKTIKKYQSAIIVEDKEELEEEKDIYNERFENWKAEYYRSKFGIKRDEPERIVEIANNYVEGLQWVLYYYYQGCPSWSWYYHFHYAPRISDLAKGLDQIIKFEQGSPLTPFQQLMAVLPERSKNLLPAAYRPLMYDPKSPILDFYPSEVQLDKNGKTADWEAVVLLPFVDENRLIEATNHCLAKLSPEEKQRNSFGKNLTFMYNPQVDNVYRTTLKGIFSDIQHNHCVALEYQPKPMEGKQFRYGLLPNAKLKTQLLAGFPTLYSLPFTNSLEYNESYVFQQPSRQQSMVLRITDIYKENNLTMKDIADRYLNKIVYTRWPYLRESKLISITDGETIHECIPNPAKNTVKIITRPLENNERKQFNSTKNSMLRSYGKQKAVILKKIDIIVQVLAVTGLVRKPNGAYVKTYASQPDYYPMQLVVENVSNHDERYIERPPKPIEKEFPINSKVIFLGDYAYGGEATVDGYSSESRLKITVKKRFLKTEPTIGKDRLKMDESMIKYYPSYVISKELQLHPLFLSKITSKFLVTDCNGSHVNVGIPIKFEARHQKVLGYARRNIKGWDYSNVAVALIKRYREMFPAFFAKLSKTSGDIPVMQDLFPDLSSRAIMSMLDDIKQWIKFSTENFVVVSLESNSLTKASIRACEDYIEKYSSSIEQHETKQLAKVPREAVLSPRVSFSQLRAQKFDLGDRVVYIQDSGKVPLFSKGTVVGYTTLGLSLSIQVLFDHEIVAGNKFGGRLRTKRGIGLDASFLLNITNRQFIYHSKASKKVSQVDNSKSAKQQKNTNAKPKPETKQAKQPRREKPEDPAAKELLSYIKKGDKTQKNSTERKTSEKSFKDPQAKNNTEVVEIEQLNLTENQAEPTLANAANLYSAVTNQYDSSTGNPIIPMSNTGAAPGVSLPYFVPNGQIPYGVPPNPPMFPMGVPMQGPPMPNGMMPPPQFANPNMHMNPLPPTSNISIAIDKEGSKDLLKSVRRKPDQRNKDNNSGRNENKSGHFGSKSNRKTDTNAPKKSSGKPRKPGKKIASGFESKKNEPDTRAEF from the coding sequence ATGGGTATTCCTAAGTTTTTCAGGTATATCTCTGAGAGATGGCCTATGATCCTTCAATTAATTGAAGGAACTCAAATTCCGGAATTTGACAACTTGTATTTAGATATGAATTCATTTATCCACACATGTACGCATggtaatgatgatgaaggtgTTACTCAGAAAATGTCTGACGAAGAATTGTACTCTAGAATTTTCACATATATCGACCATTTGTTCCTGATGatcaaaccaaaaaaagTGTTCTACATGTCCATTGATGGTGTCGCTCCAAGAGCTAAGATGAATCAACAGAGATCGAGAAGATTCAGAACCGCTATGGATACGGAGAAGGCTTTGCAGAAGGCTATGGATGAAGGTGAAGAAATTCCAAAAGGTGACGCTTTTGACTCAAATTGTATCACACCAGGTACCGAATTTATGGCTCAATTGACACGGAACTTGAACTATTATATTCATGATAAGGTAACGAATGATGCTAACTGGAGGGATATTGAAGTCATTTTATCTGGCCACGAAGTTCCAGGTGAAGGTGAACACAAGATCATGGATTTCATTAGGAACATCACAGCACAAGAAGACTATGATGTTAACACGAGGCACTGTATATATGGTCTAGATGCAGACCTGATCATGCTTGGTTTATCCACTCACGCTCCACACTTTGCCTTGCTTAGAGAGGAAGTCACTTTTGgtagaagaaataattcAAGGAATAAAAACTTGgaagaacaaaattttTACCTCCTCCATTTATCTTTGCTAAGAGAGTATCTTGAATTAGAATTTAAGGAAATAGGTGATGATTTAcaatttgaatttgatttCGAAAATATTCTTGATGATTTTATTCTAGTTATGTTTGTTATTGGTAATGATTTCCTTCCAAACTTACCGGATTTACACTTGAACAAAGGTGCTTTCCCTGTGTTATTACAGACGTTCAAGGAGGCTTTGCTACATGTTGACGGCTATATTAATGAACGTGGTCAAATTAACTTCAAAAGATTGAAGGTGTGGCTAGATTACCTATCTCAATTCGAGCTAAtgaattttgaaaatgatgatattgatgttGCATGGTTCAATCAGCAATTGGAAAATATTTCTCTTGAAGGTGAAAGGAAACGTCAGAGAATGGGTAAGAAACTACTGATCaagcaacaaaaaaaactgGTAGGTATGGTGAAGCCATGGCTATTAAAGGAAATCAATAAAGAAATTCCCGCTAACTTGGAAGATTCTGATATTCCACAATTACCTTTGAGCGTTGATACTGAAACcctaaaagaaaatttggatttcttgaagaaattcGCTTTAGATCTCGGTCTAATTATAGTACATTCGAAATCTAAGGATACGTACTCCTTAAAATTGGATATTGATGCTATTAATCCTTCAGAAACTGATGAACAGCGTCAAAATAGGATTAATGAAACAAGAAAGACAATCAAGAAATACCAGAGTGCTATAATTGTCGAAGACAAAGAAGAGCTCGAAGAGGAAAAAGATATCTACAACGAAAGATTTGAAAACTGGAAAGCGGAGTATTACAGGTCCAAATTTGGCATTAAAAGAGATGAACCTGAAAGGATCGTAGAAATTGCAAACAACTATGTGGAGGGTTTGCAATGGGTCTTGTACTATTATTACCAGGGTTGTCCATCATGGAGTTGGTATTACCATTTCCATTATGCACCTCGTATATCTGACCTAGCTAAAGGTCTAGATCaaattattaaatttgaaCAAGGTTCTCCACTAACCCCATTCCAACAACTGATGGCTGTTTTACCTGAGAGATCAAAGAATCTTCTTCCAGCTGCTTATAGACCATTGATGTATGATCCTAAATCACCAATCTTGGATTTCTATCCATCTGAGGTTCAGTTAGATAAAAACGGTAAAACAGCTGATTGGGAAGCCGTGGTTTTGTTGCCatttgttgatgaaaataGGTTGATTGAAGCAACCAATCATTGCTTGGCAAAGTTATCACCTGAGGAGAAACAAAGAAACTCATTTGGTAAGAACCTTACCTTCATGTACAATCCTCAAGTGGATAATGTCTATAGGACAACTCTGAAGGGTATTTTCTCAGATATTCAACATAATCACTGTGTTGCACTAGAATATCAACCTAAACCAATGGAAGGTAAGCAATTTCGTTACGGTCTTCTACCAAATGCCAAACTGAAGACTCAATTACTAGCTGGTTTCCCAACATTATATTCTTTGCCATTTACCAACAGTCTGGAATATAACGAAAGTTATGTTTTCCAACAACCATCTAGACAGCAATCTATGGTATTAAGAATAACTGATATATACAAGGAAAATAACTTGACCATGAAAGACATTGCTGATAGATATTTAAACAAAATTGTCTATACCAGATGGCCATATTTGCGTGAATCTAAGCTAATATCAATCACTGATGGTGAAACTATACATGAATGTATTCCAAACCCAGCTAAAAATACTGTTAAAATCATTACCAGACCACTTGAGAACAACGAGCGCAAACAGTTTAATAGTACTAAGAATTCCATGCTTAGAAGTTATGGTAAGCAGAAAGCTgtgattttgaaaaaaattgacatCATTGTTCAAGTTTTGGCTGTTACCGGCTTGGTAAGAAAACCAAATGGTGCATACGTTAAAACCTATGCATCCCAACCTGATTATTATCCAATGCAATTAGTAGTAGAAAACGTATCTAACCATGATGAAAGATATATCGAGCGTCCACCAAAGCCAATTGAGAAAGAATTTCCAATCAATTCGAAGGTGATTTTCCTTGGTGATTATGCTTATGGTGGTGAAGCCACTGTTGACGGATATAGTAGTGAAAGTAGATTAAAGATAACTGTGAAAAAGAGGTTTTTGAAAACTGAACCAACCATAGGAAAAGACAGACTAAAAATGGACGAAAGTATGATAAAGTATTATCCTTCATACGTTATAAGTAAGGAATTGCAACTACATCCactatttttatcaaagaTTACATCGAAGTTTTTGGTTACCGATTGTAATGGTAGCCATGTAAATGTTGGAATTCCAATTAAGTTTGAAGCTCGCCACCAAAAAGTTTTAGGCTACGCTAGGAGGAACATTAAGGGCTGGGATTACTCCAACGTTGCTGTTGCCTTAATTAAAAGGTACAGAGAAATGTTTCCTGCTTTCTTTGCTAAACTGTCTAAGACATCCGGTGATATACCAGTTATGCAAGACCTGTTCCCTGATTTATCTAGTCGTGCTATTATGAGTATGCTGGATGATATCAAACAATGGATTAAGTTCAGTACCGAAAACTTTGTGGTTGTATCATTGGAAAGTAATTCGCTAACAAAGGCTTCAATTAGGGCATGTGAAGATTacattgaaaaatattctAGCAGTATCGAGCAACATGAGACAAAACAACTTGCAAAGGTTCCAAGGGAAGCTGTTTTATCACCAAGAGTTTCATTCTCCCAACTAAGAGCACAAAAGTTTGATTTGGGTGATCGTGTAGTTTATATACAAGACTCTGGTAAAGTGCCTTTGTTTTCAAAGGGTACTGTTGTTGGATACACCACATTAGgtttatcattatcaattCAAGTTCTTTTTGACCATGAAATAGTTGCCGGTAACAAATTTGGTGGAAGATTGAGGACAAAGCGTGGTATCGGTCTAGATGCCTCATTCCTATTGAATATTACAAACAGACAATTTATATACCATTCTAAGGCTTCAAAGAAGGTTTCACAAGTTGATAATTCAAAATCTGCTAAACAACAGAAGAATACCAATGCTAAGCCAAAGCCAGAGACAAAGCAGGCAAAGCAaccaagaagagaaaagcCTGAGGATCCTGCCGCCAAGGAATTATTGTCCTACATCAAGAAGGGTGacaaaactcaaaaaaattcaacTGAACGAAAGACATCTGAAAAATCTTTCAAGGACCCTCAAGCCAAAAATAACACTGAAGTTGTCGAAATAGAACAGCTAAATTTGACCGAAAACCAAGCCGAACCTACATTGGCCAACGCAGCTAATCTTTATAGTGCAGTGACAAACCAGTATGATTCAAGCACCGGTAATCCAATAATTCCAATGTCCAACACTGGTGCAGCCCCTGGTGTTAGTCTACCGTATTTTGTCCCTAATGGACAGATTCCATACGGTGTACCACCAAATCCTCCAATGTTCCCGATGGGTGTTCCAATGCAAGGACCACCTATGCCAAATGGAATGATGCCTCCACCTCAGTTCGCGAATCCAAACATGCACATGAATCCTCTGCCACCAACCAGCAACATTTCAATTGCAATTGATAAAGAAGGAAGTAAAGACTTATTGAAATCAGTAAGAAGGAAGCCAGatcaaagaaacaaagataataattctGGTAGAAATGAGAATAAAAGTGGCCATTTCGGGTCGAAATCCAACAGGAAAACTGACACCAATGCGCCTAAAAAATCATCTGGTAAGCCAAGAAAACCTGGTAAGAAAATAGCTTCAGGTTTTGAATCTAAGAAAAATGAACCTGACACTAGAGCTGAATTTTAA
- a CDS encoding uncharacterized protein (CAGL0L05940g~Ortholog of S. cerevisiae : YGL176C and Saccharomyces cerevisiae S288C : YGL176C) produces MAVELPGYFYDTEKRRYFKITNSINASIELSGNKYSRDVLNNVKVNLLGQQSKKAYTDPYKIQDEYLKDRSIRYMVDNNVLSKGQIFKQSESSASIVSTNNITFPYSDKIIAAQDVNYIEDGLHRTKTLYITSAGQILETRIDSPPNTAILLFRPEDTEESTIDLANFEVSQYYLGLVLVHMVGSHGKNILFWSVQNRNETINFRSKVIENKYMTYVTLLDPNHIFYLLGNKLHFVSSENFSFDNKLTLYPKERSYWRLKGQITCVKFNPIDNETYRIYAGSRNGILTSFIFSVKYGVMPKSVQTWDRPGNLITIVSMLSTNIDGIIFVSGLTNKKDHSQTIIALNTKSLLPNLTHMLTLKSHFRNVTQSTEIFLLNQHENILLYGCKRGVRVEPDFEIFKLDSNSPINDKSHHILPNLKFSSLLDKKYFTSPFELIQIVGEIGEQNVKKNIDDRIFIKRLLIKVFAKVSHHNQTCMIIVKL; encoded by the coding sequence ATGGCTGTGGAACTTCCTGGGTACTTTTATGACAcagaaaagagaagatatTTTAAGATAACTAATAGCATTAATGCTTCAATAGAATTGAGTGGCAACAAATATAGCCGGGATGTGCTAAACAATGTGAAGGTCAATTTATTGGGTCAGCAATCCAAAAAAGCTTATACAGATCCTTATAAGATTCAAgatgaatatttgaaagataGATCAATTCGGTATATGGTGGATAATAATGTGCTATCTAAAGGCCAAATATTCAAACAGAGTGAGAGTAGTGCATCTATTGTGAGCACAAATAATATCACATTTCCCTATTCGGATAAGATCATTGCTGCTCAAGACGTTAATTACATCGAAGATGGACTACATCGAACTAAAACGTTATACATTACTAGTGCTGGTCAGATTTTAGAAACTAGGATAGATTCACCCCCAAATACTGCTATTCTACTTTTTCGTCCCGAAGATACAGAAGAATCTACCATAGACCTCGCAAATTTTGAAGTAAGCCAATACTATTTAGGTTTAGTTTTAGTTCATATGGTAGGCTCTCAtggaaaaaatattctattcTGGTCTGTGCAGAACAGAAATGAAACTATTAACTTTAGATCTAAAGTAATAGAAAACAAATACATGACATATGTGACCTTATTAGACCCCAATCACATATTTTATCTATTAGGAAACAAGCTCCATTTTGTGTCTTCTGAGAACTTCTCTTTTGACAATAAATTAACTTTATATCCAAAGGAAAGAAGTTATTGGCGATTAAAAGGTCAAATTACATGTGTAAAATTCAATCCCATTGATAACGAAACTTATAGGATATATGCTGGCTCAAGAAATGGGATTTTGACTTCCTTTATATTTTCAGTCAAATACGGAGTTATGCCAAAGAGCGTACAGACATGGGACCGTCCGGGGAATTTAATAACAATAGTGTCAATGCTGAGTACTAATATAGATGgaataatatttgtttCAGGGTTGACTAATAAGAAGGATCACTCGCAGACCATAATTGCTCTTAACACCAAATCCTTATTGCCAAATCTAACCCATATGCTAACTCTTAAATCTCACTTTCGAAATGTAACTCAAAGTACggaaatatttttgctaAATCAGCACGAAAATATCTTATTATATGGATGTAAAAGAGGTGTTAGAGTAGAGCctgattttgaaatttttaaaCTTGACAGTAATTCCCCCATCAATGATAAATCACATCATATTTTGCCAAATCTCAAATTTAGCTCATTGCTTGATAAGAAATATTTTACGTCCCCATTCGAACTTATTCAGATTGTGGGCGAAATTGGGGAACAGaatgtcaaaaaaaatatagatgatcgcattttcattaaaagATTATTAATTAAAGTCTTTGCCAAAGTCAGCCATCATAATCAGACATGCATGATTATAGTAAAGTTATAG
- the MPT5 gene encoding Mpt5p (CAGL0L05962g~Ortholog(s) have mRNA binding, protein binding, bridging activity), with protein MSSNHQPHLSINSIQSLIEPVTPPSLGQMNNKKNHQKTHSLDLSVFNQFITSNTPIDSLGTSSSSTQTSPLGLLQKDLQQKQQLQGYSQAASLGLLNGHSHNITPNLPLIDEFDISFDVTNAVDNLADNSNVLEPHLNSVAPVNQVNITVSPLVPEMESMTLADNKKLNSSSMDKQRTVSHSRQGKDEKMKGKKTPQNNRSNNQTKAKYTNKLNDVETDSINMTDISNTPLKELDYVKLATDQFGCRFLQKKLETPSESNLVRDLMYDQIKPYFLELILDPFGNYLIQKLCDFLTPDQRTALIEAIYPNVFQISINQYGTRSLQKIIDTVDDEQQINLIVKGFSNEYTSIRQVVTLINDLNGNHVIQKCIFKFPASKFDFIIAAIIDQNNIIAISTHKHGCCVLQKLLSVCTLQQTFKISVKIVQFLPNLINDQFGNYIIQFLLDIEELDFYMLAEFYNRLSGEICQLSCLKFSSNVVEKFMKKLFSIISKVIDLYTENTEKYRNSGVLESLILPPTITEDIFNAAVCILIKMVDVFTMKLNLLIRDNFGNYALQTLLDIKNYGKIISFYSTINKEKFQLESDFNKNICNNLSQLSTDFGSKISNLVILTKELLPSIKTTSYAKKIKLKVKAYAEFTGVPFTELTSKKQLHSDAQSSKTPPNNRSNRVYSSDVNNIDSKSSVYAKQHARHYSLPSNTFNGRSTNTLPNTLYNYPPPTMLQNMNENPYNNDMFGKQHNIQSATGYGSNRYVGGPLLGNISQYPQIPFIPPIEQSQQNIPTSFNTMTPTIPGMVGRQGSSSQSSVYMMNDNCASGGSSSSTLYPNGMIGSFSDVNPNQQPVRFKGSVYPSEVIDNSRQQRIVSSPYPQYGFANEALGNQKNFGNTNDNNDEAKFGFGFH; from the coding sequence ATGTCGTCAAATCACCAACCTCATCTATCGATTAATTCGATACAATCCCTGATAGAACCGGTTACACCGCCTTCACTAGGACAGATGAACAATAAgaaaaatcatcaaaaaacGCACTCTTTAGATCTGTCGGTGTTTAATCAATTCATCACATCCAATACACCCATAGATTCATTAGGAACATCTAGCTCTTCAACTCAAACCTCTCCCTTAGGTTTACTTCAAAAAGATTTACAGCAAAAGCAACAATTACAAGGATATTCCCAAGCAGCGTCTCTCGGACTTTTGAATGGTCATTCCCATAATATAACACCAAACTTACCTCTgattgatgaatttgatatatCTTTTGATGTTACTAATGCTGTCGATAATTTAGCAGATAACTCAAATGTTCTAGAACCACATCTTAATTCAGTGGCCCCGGTAAACCAAGTTAATATAACTGTATCACCACTTGTACCTGAAATGGAATCAATGACACTTGCtgataacaaaaaattaaacaGTTCTAGTATGGATAAACAGAGAACCGTTTCACATAGCAGGCAAGGGAAGGatgaaaaaatgaaagGTAAGAAAACGCctcaaaataatagatCAAATAACCAAACTAAAGCCAAATATACCAATAAATTGAATGATGTAGAAACTGATTCAATTAATATGACAGATATATCAAATACACCACTTAAGGAGCTTGATTATGTTAAATTGGCAACAGATCAATTTGGGTGTAGGTTTTTGCAAAAGAAGTTGGAGACTCCGTCAGAATCAAATTTAGTCAGAGATCTTATGTATGATCAAATCAAACCTTATTTTCTTGAGCTCATTCTAGATCCGTTCGGAAACTATTTGATTCAAAAACTTTGTGATTTTCTAACTCCTGATCAAAGAACGGCTTTGATCGAGGCAATTTATCCTAATGTGTTCCAAATATCCATAAATCAATATGGTACGAGAtctcttcaaaaaattatcgACACTGTAGATGATGAACAGCAAATTAACCTGATTGTGAAGGGGTTTTCGAACGAATACACATCGATCAGACAAGTAGTCACACTGATCAACGATTTAAATGGGAACCATGTAATTCAAAAGTGTATTTTCAAGTTTCCTGCTTCcaaatttgattttattattgcGGCCATCATTGATcagaataatataattgCTATCTCTACTCACAAACATGGCTGCTGTGTGCTACAGAAGCTTCTCAGTGTCTGTACTCTTCAACaaactttcaaaatatctGTTAAGATTGTACAGTTTTTGCCAAATCTAATTAACGATCAGTTTGGTAATTACATTATCCAATTCCTGCTAGatattgaagaacttgacTTCTATATGTTGGCTGAATTCTATAACAGACTTTCTGGGGAAATATGCCAATTGTCATGTTTAAAATTCTCTTCGAACGTAGTAGAGAAATTCatgaaaaaattattcTCAATCATTTCCAAGGTTATTGATTTGTACACCGAAAATACcgaaaaatatagaaactCTGGTGTGTTAGAGAGCTTGATTTTACCTCCTACTATAACAGAAGATATATTTAATGCCGCAGTGTgcattttgataaaaatgGTTGATGTTTTTACTATGAAGCTGAATCTTCTTATTAGAGACAACTTTGGGAATTACGCTCTTCAAACATTACTTGATATCAAGAATTATGGAAAGATTATATCTTTCTATAGCACAATTAATAAAGAGAAGTTTCAATTGGAAAGTGACTTTAACAAGAATATCTGCAACAATTTGTCTCAACTTTCTACTGATTTTGGAAGTAAGATAAGCAACCTTGTCATACTGACCAAAGAATTGTTACCTAGCATTAAAACAACATCATATGCAAAGAAAATCAAGCTTAAAGTGAAAGCATATGCTGAGTTTACAGGGGTTCCTTTTACTGAACTAACATCTAAAAAGCAGTTACACTCAGATGCTCAAAGCTCAAAAACCCCACCAAACAATAGAAGTAACAGAGTTTACTCTTCAGATgtcaataatattgatagCAAAAGTTCTGTCTACGCCAAACAACATGCCAGACATTATTCTTTACCATCCAACACATTCAATGGAAGATCTACAAATACCTTACCTAATACTCTCTACAATTATCCACCTCCAACTATGCTGCAAAATATGAATGAAAATCCATATAACAATGACATGTTTGGTAAGCAACATAATATTCAAAGTGCAACTGGGTATGGCTCAAATAGATATGTTGGTGGCCCCCTCTTAGGAAATATTTCCCAGTACCCTCAGATACCGTTTATACCACCAATTGAACAGTCTCAGCAAAATATCCCAACAAGCTTTAACACTATGACTCCTACAATCCCAGGCATGGTAGGTAGACAAGGAAGTTCATCACAATCCTCAGTTTATATGATGAATGATAATTGTGCCAGTGGAGGAAGTAGCAGCAGCACGTTATATCCTAATGGTATGATTGGGTCTTTTAGTGATGTAAACCCAAATCAACAGCCTGTTAGGTTCAAAGGTTCTGTTTATCCCTCCGAAGTTATAGATAATAGTCGCCAACAGCGAATCGTAAGTAGCCCTTATCCACAATACGGTTTTGCTAATGAAGCTTTgggaaatcaaaaaaactTTGGAAACACAAATGACAACAACGATGAAGCAAAGTTTGGTTTTGGCTTTCATTGA
- the BUD13 gene encoding Bud13p (CAGL0L05896g~Ortholog(s) have role in cellular bud site selection, mRNA export from nucleus, mRNA splicing, via spliceosome and RES complex, U2-type spliceosomal complex, cytosol localization), whose amino-acid sequence MSLHDYLLKEYGPSDRKKKSKKVDSKSTAQKPNNEDVNSNANNPLRDNSEKSLWLSHGVNNIPGAPLSDNLTNKQKNGINIEPPSRTVLEPKTHNIETVFRNAQGHKIDVEAKTLDSDSGKRNSQEERIRILNMGEIQLAGLDGVSTISSKYTAEIRDNDPATEFDHNKGVNHQKISPLGRKLYAGTATENRFGILPGNKWDGVDRSNGYEKKWFKRQGELAESKIQEFTNSEDY is encoded by the coding sequence ATGTCACTGCATGACTATTTATTGAAGGAGTATGGGCCATCCGATAGGAAAAAGAAGAGTAAGAAAGTAGATAGTAAATCAACAGCTCAAAAACcaaataatgaagatgTCAATAGCAATGCTAATAATCCCTTGAGAGATAACTCTGAGAAATCCCTATGGTTAAGTCATGGtgtaaataatattccTGGAGCACCGCTATCGGACAATTTGACGAATAAACAGAAGAATGGCATCAATATCGAACCACCTTCCAGAACAGTATTAGAACCAAAGACCCACAATATCGAGACAGTATTTAGAAATGCGCAGGGTCATAAGATAGATGTCGAAGCTAAAACGCTTGACAGTGACTCTGGCAAAAGAAATAGCCAAGAAGAAAGGATACGAATATTGAATATGGGCGAAATACAGCTAGCTGGGCTAGATGGTGTTTCAACTATCAGTAGTAAGTACACGGCTGAAATACGAGATAATGACCCAGCGACTGAGTTTGATCATAATAAAGGCGTGAATCATCAAAAGATATCACCTTTAGGTAGGAAGCTATACGCAGGTACTGCTACAGAAAATAGGTTTGGGATACTACCAGGTAATAAGTGGGATGGGGTTGATAGATCAAATGGTTATGAAAAAAAGTGGTTTAAAAGACAGGGCGAACTTGCGGAGTCAAAAATTCAAGAGTTTACTAATAGTGAAGACTATTAA